GTACAATTGAGATTAAAGACACAGGTTTTGGAATTTCAGAAGAAAAACTAGCAAAAATAAAAGGATTAGAAGACTTAAGTATTGACAAAATTAACAGATCTGAGGGCGTAGGGTTAGGTATGTTACTGTGTCAAACGCTTATTAAAAAGAATAATGGAAAATTACTCATAGATAGTGAGTTGGAAGTGGGGACAACTATACGAATTTTGTTACCCAACGCAAGCGCATAAATTATGAAAAAACTACAATTACTATTGCTAGAAGACTTAGAAGAAGAAGCTTTAGAACTTTCTTCTTTTTTAGAAGATAATGATTATGAGGTATCATTAGCAAAAAATGCGGTAGAAGCAGAAAAGTTAATTAGAAATCGCTTTTTTGATGTTATTATTTTAGACATCATGATAAACGGAAGACCAGACGGAATTTCGTTAGCACACCGTTTGAATAAAGAAGGAATTAACGTACCGTTTTTATTCCTAACAAGTATGCAAGGAAGAGAAATTTTTGATGAAGCAAAACTAACCAATCCGTTAGTATATCTTTTAAAGCCGTATAACAAACTAGAATTGTTATTCTCTTTAGAATTGGCAATTGAGTCGTGTTATCAGCAAAACAACAGTATTAGTTTAGCATCAAACAATGGTGTAATAAGTCCATCTTTTTTATTCATAAAGAAAAAAAGAAGCGTGGTTAAAGTAGATGTAGCTGCTATAAATTATGTAGAAGTAAAGGAAAAATACTGTAGTATAATTTGCGACTCAGGAAACTACCTAATAAAATTATCGTTAACTAAGTTAAAAGATATGCTGTCTAATCCAGATTTTAGACAAGTACATAGAAATTACTTAGTTAACGTAAAGAAAATCAAAGAAATTTACTTTGAAGATAATCTTATTGTCTTAGATAATGACGAAAAAATACTCTTTAGTGAGCGTTATAAAACAGCATTTATAAAAGACAATACAATTTTTAGGTAGTTATACCACTTTAGAAACTAAACTTATTACAAAGCCAAGGCCATTTTCGATATTAGAAATAGCTTTGGCTTTTTCATTATTACTAATAGTAGCGTCATCAATCAGTTTAAGTGTTTTTATGGCGTTTGCATTGGTAATTTTACTTTCCTTAATAAAAGCATCCACTTCACTAAGTTTTAAATTAGTTAAACTAGCCAATTGTTTGTTAAACTCAGCATCAGTTTGTGAAGCTGCTTCTTTAGCTACATTGTTCCAGTCTATAGAATTCATAATCGTTATTTTTCAGAAATTACTTTTTCAATGGTTATCAATTTATTTAATGCATTTCCAGTTTTATCAATACTCTGATTAATGGTGTTTTCAACCTTTTTTATATTAATTTTATCACCTGTAAGTTGATTTATTGCTGACAAAGCATCACTTTCCGTAGTTTTTACTTTCACTGCAGAGTTAATTAAGTTTTGAAGCGAAGTAGTCGCTTTACTATAATCACTATAATTAGAATTTAGCTGGTTTAAAATATCTTGTCTTTGTGAATCCAAAATACTTTGAAGTGAATCTTTTTTGTGATTAATAATAGGAACAATACTATTTAGAATATTAGGTAGTTCTTTTTTATAATCTAAAGAATCTGGTAATAAACCCTCAAACTTTTTTAATAGCGTAGGGGTGTACTTATTTTCAATAAATAAATTGATTTTTTCTTTTCGCTCATCAAAAAGTCTGTTGACTAAAGATACATTTAGCTGATGCATATTATCAGCTTCTTTAATAACTTCTTTAGTAAGTGTTACAGTAGAGCTTGGAATACTGGCGCAGGAAAAAAGAAAAAACGAAAAAACAGATACGTAAAAGTATTTCATAAGTATAGTTAATTTATAATAAAAAAGAGGTTGCTACAGTATTGAGCTAAGTTCGGTTAGTATGCTGTAAGCTCTATTATAAATAATTACTTAACGTAACAACCTCTTTGTTTTTTAGTTATTTTGTATTGGTTTTTGGTATGATAAAAATGGATTTAACTCTATCTATAATGCCTTGTAGTATGCTAAAAATGGCTTCCGAAGAAAACCCTCCAATCAAAGCCAAAACTCCTTTATTAAAAAGGTTGATATCTTCAGGGCTTTTGGTGTAAAATGAAATAATTTCCGACATGATAAGTCCAGCAATAATACCAAGTACTATTTGAGCCAAATAAGAAATTGACTCCTCTGAAACCATGGTTGATTCTCTAATAGAATCGCTAACTCTTTTCAATAAATAAAAAATAACTCCTAAACCAGCAACAGATGCTAAGTAGGAGAGGTTTAAAAGGAGTGGTAATCCAGAGTTATTCATTAAACCTTTATCTAATGAGTTATTATTTACATCAGGAGAAAGTGCAGTAACAATGAATAAAACCAAAAAGAAAAGCGCTAAGAAAATAAGATTCCTTACTATAGGAAGTTTACTGAAAATAGATTTATTTTCTCCTTCATCACGAAGAGCTTTTGTGTATTCTATCGATTTTGGTGTTGCAGGAGCAATGTTTTTAACAAGAATGTTATGCGCATTTATCAAATCGTTTAAATTCTTACTTTCAATTAAAGAATTTACCTCTGTATTAATAACAGTACCATTATAAATAGCATAGGATAGCATGTTGTTAATTTCAGTAATCAATTCTTTAGATACTTTAGGGTAAACACCATTACTATTAGTGCTAACAATTTTTTTATTATCTTTTTGAAGGGTATTGTTTTCCATTGCGTTGATTTTGTGAGTTCTAATATATGCAAAAGCAACATAAATGTAAAAAAATAGTAAGAAGAAAATAGGCTAAAAACCTTTAGCGTATA
The nucleotide sequence above comes from Tenacibaculum singaporense. Encoded proteins:
- a CDS encoding LytR/AlgR family response regulator transcription factor, encoding MKKLQLLLLEDLEEEALELSSFLEDNDYEVSLAKNAVEAEKLIRNRFFDVIILDIMINGRPDGISLAHRLNKEGINVPFLFLTSMQGREIFDEAKLTNPLVYLLKPYNKLELLFSLELAIESCYQQNNSISLASNNGVISPSFLFIKKKRSVVKVDVAAINYVEVKEKYCSIICDSGNYLIKLSLTKLKDMLSNPDFRQVHRNYLVNVKKIKEIYFEDNLIVLDNDEKILFSERYKTAFIKDNTIFR